A portion of the Streptomyces sp. NBC_01216 genome contains these proteins:
- a CDS encoding helix-turn-helix domain-containing protein, translated as MSVSDGSQRVDALLNSLDDVLPPPSVRAKLRLAAGLTQQEVAEAVGVKRLAVARWELGQAHPRRPHRENYMHLLKGLAERFPEAARSDEGMPTPASESRGSG; from the coding sequence ATGTCCGTTTCCGATGGCTCGCAGCGGGTCGACGCCCTGCTGAACAGCCTGGATGACGTCCTGCCACCACCAAGTGTGCGCGCGAAGCTGCGCCTTGCCGCGGGCCTCACCCAGCAGGAAGTCGCGGAGGCCGTGGGCGTGAAGCGCCTTGCCGTGGCTCGCTGGGAGCTGGGACAGGCCCACCCGCGGCGCCCTCATCGCGAGAACTACATGCACCTACTCAAGGGCCTCGCCGAGCGGTTCCCTGAGGCCGCGAGGTCGGATGAGGGCATGCCGACGCCGGCCTCGGAATCAAGGGGGTCGGGGTGA
- a CDS encoding 2OG-Fe dioxygenase family protein, with protein MALGPQGFSVIDLPPATPEMLESYDDLPLDPYMGNGTRFKRFAQYRLSPEPGRDQGWLYEKLPQRDYTTYKTFNKVGGGIRRTYETILVDFTPMITLGADAMGLARGEDWQINVHQNRTRADGQRPGPLTPEGVHHDGHEYVMIAVLRRNNVGGSETRLWKPGADKPFWTGTLAGGQAVLLDDKALQHDVTDVLSADGGPGHRDIVIVAFSRWKDKWYGDEHDEAALANRPKN; from the coding sequence ATGGCACTCGGCCCTCAGGGGTTCTCGGTCATCGACCTCCCTCCGGCCACACCGGAGATGTTGGAGAGCTACGACGACCTCCCGCTCGACCCGTACATGGGCAACGGCACGCGCTTCAAACGGTTCGCGCAGTACCGGCTCTCGCCGGAACCCGGACGCGACCAGGGCTGGCTCTACGAGAAGCTCCCGCAGCGCGACTACACCACCTACAAGACGTTCAACAAGGTGGGGGGCGGCATTCGCCGCACCTACGAGACGATTCTCGTCGACTTCACTCCGATGATCACGCTCGGTGCGGACGCGATGGGTCTGGCCCGTGGTGAGGACTGGCAGATCAACGTCCACCAGAACCGGACCAGGGCCGACGGGCAGCGCCCGGGACCGCTGACTCCGGAGGGGGTGCACCACGACGGACACGAGTACGTCATGATCGCCGTGCTGCGGCGGAACAACGTCGGCGGCAGCGAGACCCGTCTGTGGAAGCCGGGCGCTGACAAGCCCTTCTGGACCGGCACGCTGGCGGGCGGTCAGGCCGTCCTCCTGGACGACAAGGCACTCCAGCACGACGTCACGGACGTGCTGTCCGCGGACGGCGGGCCCGGCCACCGGGACATCGTGATCGTCGCCTTCTCCCGCTGGAAGGACAAGTGGTACGGCGACGAGCACGACGAGGCGGCCCTCGCCAACCGCCCGAAGAACTGA
- a CDS encoding RibD family protein: protein MTARPYVLLSAAMSVDGYLDDTSPERLLLSNAEDFERVDQVRAESDAILIGANTMRRDNPRLLVNSDERRAQRVADGKPAYPLKVTVTRTGDLTADLKFWHHGGDKLVVTVDSAVEKVRATLGGLADVVSVGPDLDWGLVLDELGRRGVKQLMVEGGGTIHTQLMAQNLADEVHLAVAPLLVGQAGAPKFLGAADYPGGSTSRMRLLEARAIGDVVLLRYAPKERG from the coding sequence ATGACTGCCCGCCCGTACGTTCTGCTGTCCGCCGCCATGTCGGTCGACGGCTACCTGGACGACACCAGCCCCGAGCGGCTGCTGCTCTCCAACGCTGAGGACTTCGAACGCGTCGACCAGGTCCGCGCAGAGTCCGACGCCATCCTGATCGGCGCGAACACCATGCGCCGGGACAACCCGCGCCTGTTGGTCAACAGCGACGAACGCCGTGCTCAGCGCGTCGCCGACGGCAAGCCGGCCTACCCGCTCAAGGTCACGGTCACCCGCACCGGCGACCTCACCGCCGACCTGAAGTTCTGGCACCACGGCGGCGACAAGTTGGTCGTCACCGTCGACAGCGCGGTGGAAAAGGTCCGTGCGACGCTCGGGGGCCTCGCCGACGTCGTCAGCGTCGGGCCCGACCTCGATTGGGGCCTGGTCCTCGATGAGCTCGGGCGCCGCGGCGTCAAGCAGCTGATGGTGGAGGGCGGCGGCACGATCCACACCCAGCTCATGGCGCAGAACCTGGCCGACGAGGTCCACCTCGCCGTCGCGCCGCTGCTCGTGGGCCAGGCCGGCGCCCCGAAATTCCTGGGCGCCGCCGACTACCCGGGCGGGTCGACCTCCCGGATGCGTCTGCTGGAGGCCCGCGCGATCGGCGACGTCGTGCTGCTGCGCTACGCCCCGAAGGAGCGCGGTTGA
- a CDS encoding helix-turn-helix domain-containing protein — protein MAQKPRELTPWVSPLHNWGYQLRELRNSRGLSLRELSKPTRIDHAHLGRFERAERMADRTQAALLDDALGASGLLLRLWEQIGDERGHVANPPVHVANSAVSLALAAADQAASDGEGISVPCRLRDGSVVWVALERRALLRAGVGLGAAAAVGMGSPAAADSGGVPSLVRKARAASAYGSTPVEHLRRARRHLIDGDNLLGPRHALKTTRDYIDVIQQLRREAKGTDRHDLMKLQTQYGEFLSWLHQDLGNPDAASYWLDRAMQWSYTVGDTDLTTYVMARKAQLAGDTADLVDVVDLAEAAQRMARPRSRLAAVARTYEAYGHALRGDADDSERAIDSVRNALDGIGSDPTPWGVWLNASYVEVHRAQGLEALGKHDQAADAFGAAIRLMPDGYHRDRGVYMARQAVALAGARAPEQAAALGMHALTVAEDTGSGRITNELVRLDKALVPWQREPAVAEFRADFDSTLFHETETDA, from the coding sequence ATGGCACAGAAACCGAGGGAGCTGACGCCCTGGGTGTCCCCCCTGCACAACTGGGGCTACCAGCTGCGCGAGCTGCGGAATTCGCGGGGTCTCAGCCTCCGCGAACTCTCGAAGCCGACCCGCATCGACCACGCTCACCTGGGGCGATTCGAACGAGCGGAGCGCATGGCCGACCGCACCCAGGCAGCGCTCCTGGACGACGCCCTGGGCGCCAGCGGGCTGCTGCTCCGCCTCTGGGAGCAGATCGGTGACGAGCGTGGCCATGTGGCCAATCCGCCCGTTCATGTGGCCAACTCGGCGGTCAGCCTGGCCTTGGCGGCAGCAGACCAGGCAGCGTCGGACGGTGAGGGGATCTCGGTCCCGTGTCGTCTACGCGATGGGTCGGTGGTTTGGGTGGCTCTGGAACGGCGTGCACTGCTGCGCGCGGGGGTGGGGTTGGGAGCCGCTGCGGCGGTGGGCATGGGCTCGCCGGCGGCTGCGGACTCGGGCGGCGTTCCGAGCCTGGTCCGCAAGGCGCGGGCCGCGTCGGCATACGGCTCGACACCGGTGGAGCACCTGCGCCGCGCCCGTCGCCACCTGATCGACGGCGACAACCTTCTCGGGCCGCGCCACGCTCTCAAGACCACGCGCGACTACATCGACGTCATCCAGCAGCTGCGGCGGGAGGCGAAGGGCACCGACCGGCACGACCTGATGAAGCTCCAGACGCAGTACGGGGAGTTCCTGTCCTGGCTCCACCAGGACCTGGGTAACCCGGATGCCGCGTCGTACTGGCTCGACAGGGCGATGCAGTGGTCGTACACGGTCGGCGACACCGACCTGACCACCTACGTCATGGCTCGCAAGGCCCAACTCGCCGGTGACACCGCCGACCTGGTCGACGTCGTCGACCTGGCCGAAGCCGCCCAGCGGATGGCCCGGCCCCGCAGCCGGCTCGCCGCCGTCGCCCGCACCTACGAGGCGTACGGACACGCCCTGCGCGGCGACGCCGACGACAGCGAGCGCGCCATCGACTCCGTGCGCAATGCCCTGGACGGCATCGGCTCCGACCCCACCCCGTGGGGCGTGTGGCTGAACGCCTCGTACGTGGAGGTCCACCGCGCCCAGGGCCTCGAAGCCCTCGGTAAGCACGACCAGGCCGCGGACGCGTTCGGCGCCGCCATCCGGCTGATGCCGGACGGCTACCACCGCGACCGGGGCGTCTACATGGCGCGGCAGGCCGTGGCGTTGGCCGGCGCCCGCGCCCCGGAGCAGGCGGCCGCCCTCGGGATGCACGCGCTGACCGTCGCGGAGGACACGGGCTCCGGTCGGATCACGAACGAGCTCGTCCGGCTCGACAAGGCCCTGGTCCCCTGGCAGCGCGAACCGGCCGTGGCCGAGTTCCGCGCCGACTTCGACTCCACCCTCTTCCACGAGACTGAAACGGATGCCTGA
- a CDS encoding DMT family transporter — MQSSSALSVRQGVLYVAIAATAWGTGGAAAAELYDVGGIGPIATSFWRFLSGLGLLLAAHLVRRSRRPSDALSLRAAFAANPRRTMITGLGLAVYQTAYFAAVQQAGLTVATVVTLGSGPVLVAAGARLTLGERTGAAGAAAVGCGVVGLVLLMGGADASIGPAPVLGIGYALLSAAGYAGVTLLGRFSGREKGSGAFESTVTGFAVGTVCLLPMALMEGLVPDMERPAWTLSLILYLGAAPTALAYTLFFAGLGALRATTASVVALIEPLTAAVIGVLLFGERLNAIVLTGTATLLFAVLFLAVDEGSGRATSRRTPDPDLGHDQPASQSTLRAKD; from the coding sequence TTGCAGTCCTCTTCTGCCCTGTCGGTTCGGCAGGGTGTTCTCTACGTCGCAATCGCGGCCACAGCATGGGGTACTGGCGGTGCTGCGGCCGCCGAACTGTACGACGTGGGCGGAATCGGGCCCATCGCCACGTCCTTCTGGCGGTTCCTGAGCGGACTCGGGCTGCTTCTGGCAGCTCACCTGGTCCGACGGTCCCGGCGGCCGTCGGACGCGCTGTCGCTGCGCGCGGCGTTCGCGGCGAACCCGCGGCGAACCATGATCACGGGCTTAGGGCTGGCGGTTTACCAGACGGCCTACTTCGCCGCTGTGCAACAGGCAGGACTCACCGTGGCCACCGTGGTGACGCTGGGCTCGGGTCCGGTTCTGGTCGCCGCCGGAGCCCGGCTCACGCTGGGCGAGCGCACCGGCGCCGCCGGAGCGGCCGCCGTGGGGTGCGGCGTTGTCGGCCTGGTGCTGCTGATGGGGGGCGCGGACGCAAGTATCGGCCCGGCGCCTGTCCTGGGCATCGGATACGCGCTGCTGTCCGCCGCAGGCTACGCGGGCGTGACTCTCCTGGGTCGCTTCTCCGGCCGGGAGAAGGGCAGCGGCGCGTTCGAGTCCACGGTGACCGGCTTCGCGGTGGGCACCGTTTGCCTCCTCCCGATGGCGCTGATGGAGGGACTGGTGCCCGACATGGAACGCCCGGCATGGACCCTGAGCCTGATCCTCTACCTCGGGGCCGCGCCGACAGCTCTGGCGTACACGCTGTTCTTCGCCGGCCTCGGCGCCTTGCGGGCGACCACGGCCTCCGTGGTCGCCCTGATCGAGCCGCTCACCGCGGCGGTCATCGGCGTCCTGCTCTTCGGTGAGCGACTGAACGCGATCGTGCTCACCGGCACGGCCACCCTCCTGTTCGCCGTGCTCTTCCTCGCAGTCGACGAGGGCTCCGGCCGAGCGACATCCCGAAGGACCCCCGACCCGGACCTGGGTCACGATCAGCCCGCATCGCAGTCGACTCTACGGGCCAAGGACTGA
- a CDS encoding deaminase, with product MYAPDRDEDLRWLRRAIDLAALCPPAAGAYSVGAVIVAEDGTELAAGYSREANPREHAEEAALAKLPVGDPRLATATIYSSLEPCSQRSADRTPCAQRILEAGIPRVVIAWREPPLFVADCVGVEQLAEAGVDVVELPELAERARAANSHLGLS from the coding sequence ATGTACGCGCCCGACCGAGACGAGGACCTCCGCTGGCTGCGGCGCGCGATCGACCTCGCCGCGCTGTGCCCCCCGGCCGCCGGGGCGTACTCGGTGGGCGCGGTCATCGTTGCCGAGGACGGCACCGAGCTCGCGGCTGGCTACTCGCGCGAGGCCAATCCGCGTGAACACGCGGAGGAGGCCGCCCTCGCGAAGCTGCCGGTGGGCGACCCGCGGCTGGCCACGGCGACGATCTACTCATCCCTGGAGCCTTGCTCCCAGCGGAGCGCGGATCGTACTCCGTGCGCGCAGCGGATCCTCGAGGCCGGGATCCCGCGCGTCGTCATCGCCTGGCGCGAACCTCCGTTGTTCGTTGCCGACTGCGTGGGGGTCGAGCAGCTCGCCGAGGCGGGTGTGGACGTCGTGGAGCTGCCGGAACTTGCGGAGCGCGCGCGCGCTGCGAACTCGCACCTGGGGCTCTCGTGA
- a CDS encoding iron-containing redox enzyme family protein: MTGDNVATADHLVRQIPSLDAFPVVEEISSLLNRPAEDLDTSLTVGKRAALCSAVSELNAKAATGDPAAFHGQQLLLSRIYGLSLQLPDGANAEGSLAVHEVLRLLEQATVATEDAELEPGILDAAPAEPAAFLSWLKKLAREHRVYKHPYYREFIRDRAASEDLRNYVIQESVVDGRFDDLLAMMQVGTSGAAKMEIAENFWDEMGNGDPSQVHTHLFNQIYQVFDISTDELEQSLTANALLSGNLAVLLCRYRHLYPEAVGFLGMTEWLAPDRFVQVVHAWERLGLPDIGIVYHKLHITVDSRHAAGWFHNVVVPAAESERMRRAIARGTLWRLNSSARYLDERMPALAAH, encoded by the coding sequence ATGACAGGAGACAATGTGGCTACAGCAGACCACTTAGTCCGTCAGATTCCAAGCCTGGACGCCTTTCCGGTGGTCGAGGAAATATCCTCGCTGCTGAACCGTCCCGCAGAGGATCTCGACACGTCACTGACCGTCGGGAAGCGAGCGGCTCTCTGTTCGGCCGTCAGCGAGCTCAACGCCAAGGCGGCAACGGGTGATCCGGCAGCGTTCCATGGCCAGCAACTGCTGCTGTCCCGGATCTACGGGCTTTCCCTGCAACTGCCCGACGGGGCCAACGCCGAAGGCTCCCTGGCCGTCCACGAGGTTCTCCGCCTACTGGAACAGGCCACCGTGGCCACTGAGGACGCCGAGCTGGAGCCCGGCATACTCGACGCCGCGCCGGCCGAGCCCGCCGCCTTCCTCTCGTGGCTGAAGAAGCTCGCCCGAGAGCACCGGGTCTACAAGCACCCGTACTATCGCGAGTTCATCCGCGACCGGGCCGCCTCGGAGGACCTGCGAAACTACGTGATCCAGGAATCGGTCGTAGACGGGCGATTCGACGATCTGCTCGCCATGATGCAGGTCGGCACCAGCGGTGCCGCGAAGATGGAGATCGCCGAGAACTTCTGGGACGAAATGGGAAACGGGGACCCGTCACAGGTCCACACCCATCTCTTCAACCAGATCTACCAGGTCTTCGACATTTCCACCGACGAACTGGAGCAGTCACTCACCGCGAACGCGCTGCTGTCCGGGAACCTCGCCGTTCTCCTCTGCCGGTACCGGCACCTCTACCCGGAAGCCGTCGGATTCCTCGGCATGACCGAATGGCTGGCGCCCGACCGCTTCGTGCAGGTCGTGCATGCCTGGGAGCGGCTCGGGCTTCCCGACATCGGCATCGTTTACCACAAGCTGCACATCACCGTCGACTCCCGACACGCAGCCGGCTGGTTCCACAACGTGGTCGTCCCGGCCGCCGAGTCAGAGCGGATGCGTCGCGCAATCGCCCGGGGGACGCTGTGGCGGCTCAACTCCTCGGCCCGCTACCTCGACGAACGCATGCCCGCACTCGCCGCTCACTGA